Proteins encoded in a region of the Chlorogloeopsis sp. ULAP01 genome:
- a CDS encoding MFS transporter: MTAPAVSTSMWSPLRQPVFRALWFASAVSTIGTWMHDVGAAWLMTTLAPDSPFLVALMQAAASLPFFLLALPAGAIADVVDRRKLLLWTQTWMLAVAIVLGLLTLANIINPSILLALTFALSIGSSINMPVWQAITPELVAIEDLPQAITLSGIVINLSRSIGPALAGIIIAAVGTGAVFLLNAASFVGVILVIYRWQRTPQRSALPAERFLGAMQAGIRYVRYAPPLQTVLIRTSAYIFFASALFALLPLLGRQELQLDALGYGIILTFWGIGGLSGAFILPKLRQRLSIDQLVALSSLLMGVMMLVLAYLRNLPLVCALMILVGISSLSVMVSLGVAAQTSVPTWVRARALAVQLLVFQGCLTLGSLLWGTVAQNTSISIALDSAGVGLIVAVMLTVRYRLRCAEKLDLRSSLHWDQPAIAFEPCPNDGPVLIVLEYRIDPVNANEFTKVMKALSNIRRRDGAICWGLYQDLSDPGRFVETAVVESWAEHKRQFERVTHADKMIEESARAFHIGDEPPKVSQMIYANYTDSKGLRQPC; the protein is encoded by the coding sequence ATGACCGCACCAGCAGTATCTACATCAATGTGGAGTCCCCTGCGGCAGCCAGTATTTCGCGCTTTGTGGTTTGCATCGGCGGTATCAACTATTGGTACTTGGATGCATGATGTTGGGGCAGCTTGGTTAATGACTACTTTGGCTCCTGACTCACCTTTTTTGGTAGCGCTGATGCAGGCGGCTGCAAGCTTGCCCTTTTTTTTATTAGCATTACCAGCTGGCGCGATCGCCGATGTGGTTGATCGTCGCAAGCTACTGCTGTGGACACAAACTTGGATGTTGGCAGTAGCAATAGTACTAGGATTATTAACTCTGGCAAATATCATCAATCCTTCGATACTCTTAGCGTTGACTTTTGCTTTGAGTATTGGCAGCTCCATCAATATGCCCGTGTGGCAAGCCATTACTCCAGAATTAGTAGCAATAGAGGATTTGCCGCAAGCGATAACTCTCAGTGGTATAGTAATCAATTTATCGCGCTCAATTGGCCCGGCTTTGGCAGGTATAATCATTGCCGCCGTTGGTACTGGAGCCGTTTTTCTGCTTAATGCTGCTTCTTTTGTCGGAGTAATATTGGTAATATATCGCTGGCAGCGCACTCCTCAAAGGAGTGCCTTACCTGCGGAGCGATTTTTAGGAGCTATGCAAGCTGGAATTCGTTACGTGCGTTACGCTCCACCATTACAAACTGTATTAATTCGTACATCCGCCTATATTTTCTTTGCCAGTGCCTTGTTTGCCCTCCTACCACTACTGGGACGACAAGAATTACAGCTAGATGCATTGGGGTATGGAATTATACTTACTTTTTGGGGCATCGGTGGCTTGAGCGGAGCTTTTATTTTACCTAAGTTGAGACAACGGCTTTCTATAGACCAGCTAGTTGCTTTATCATCTTTGCTGATGGGAGTGATGATGCTAGTGCTTGCCTACCTCCGTAATCTTCCCTTGGTATGTGCCTTGATGATATTAGTAGGAATTTCTTCCCTCAGTGTGATGGTGAGCTTGGGTGTAGCAGCACAAACATCCGTTCCCACATGGGTAAGGGCAAGGGCTTTAGCAGTGCAATTGTTGGTGTTTCAAGGATGCTTGACTTTGGGTAGTTTGTTATGGGGTACAGTTGCCCAAAATACAAGTATCTCAATTGCCCTTGACAGCGCTGGTGTAGGTTTGATTGTTGCTGTTATGTTGACGGTGCGTTATCGCCTTCGTTGTGCCGAAAAATTGGATTTGCGTTCATCCTTGCACTGGGATCAACCAGCGATCGCTTTTGAACCTTGCCCAAATGACGGCCCGGTTTTAATTGTCTTAGAGTATCGTATTGATCCAGTCAACGCCAACGAGTTTACTAAAGTTATGAAGGCACTCAGCAATATTAGGCGACGGGATGGCGCAATTTGTTGGGGCTTGTATCAAGATTTATCCGATCCTGGTCGATTTGTAGAAACTGCGGTGGTAGAATCTTGGGCTGAACACAAGCGACAATTTGAGCGAGTAACTCATGCAGATAAAATGATAGAGGAAAGCGCTCGTGCTTTTCACATCGGCGATGAACCACCAAAAGTTTCTCAGATGATTTACGCCAATTACACAGATAGTAAGGGTTTGAGGCAACCGTGCTAA
- a CDS encoding GNAT family N-acetyltransferase, with translation MSVFPNISFREATCQEDSLIAQHFYQLWRDNNVSDESIRSDWLEVILEFISKARQDLYYKAFVVEIDGKVVGSASCQLFAGLYPMPFTEDYRKYGYIWGVYVEPPYRSRGIATQLTSMAIEYLKAIACTRAILHASPSGKPVYERLGFLPNNEMRLDI, from the coding sequence ATGTCAGTATTTCCAAATATTAGTTTCCGGGAAGCCACTTGCCAAGAAGATTCTCTGATTGCTCAACACTTTTATCAGTTGTGGCGAGACAATAACGTTTCAGATGAATCTATCCGCTCTGACTGGCTTGAGGTGATTCTTGAATTTATCAGCAAAGCTCGTCAAGATTTATACTACAAAGCATTTGTTGTAGAGATTGATGGTAAAGTAGTCGGCTCTGCTAGTTGTCAGCTGTTTGCTGGTCTTTATCCTATGCCATTTACAGAAGATTACCGCAAATATGGTTATATTTGGGGTGTTTATGTTGAACCACCTTACCGTAGTCGGGGAATTGCCACGCAGCTTACAAGTATGGCAATTGAGTATCTCAAAGCGATCGCTTGTACGCGAGCAATCCTCCACGCCTCACCATCAGGTAAACCAGTCTACGAGCGCCTTGGTTTTTTGCCAAATAATGAAATGCGGTTAGATATTTAG
- a CDS encoding helix-turn-helix transcriptional regulator, translating to MRFLYHPDRKNISLTGVLYALGDPVRLEIVRQLATKGEQCCADFDFAIAKSTMSNHFKILRESGVVWTRKEGTQHINSLRREDLEVLFPGLLDVVLRSAQPLMSQQSTVISH from the coding sequence ATGAGATTCTTATATCACCCAGATCGAAAAAATATTTCTTTGACAGGGGTATTGTATGCCTTAGGCGATCCTGTGCGACTAGAAATTGTTCGGCAGTTGGCGACTAAGGGAGAGCAGTGCTGTGCCGATTTTGATTTTGCGATCGCCAAGTCTACCATGTCCAATCACTTTAAGATTTTAAGAGAGTCGGGCGTAGTCTGGACGCGCAAAGAAGGAACACAACATATAAATTCTTTAAGGCGGGAAGATTTAGAGGTATTGTTTCCAGGGCTATTGGATGTAGTTTTGCGATCGGCACAACCATTGATGAGTCAACAGTCAACAGTTATTAGTCATTAG